Proteins from a single region of Streptomyces spectabilis:
- a CDS encoding FAD-dependent monooxygenase — MPGAEADPEVLIVGGGPVGLTARALLARWGVRTTLVEKHTELSPFPRSRLVNVRSMEIYRLLGLAAPLTDRAFAPEYGRIRFRDTLCDRDFATAAMVGVNAPVPESPETGVLTSQDRLEPLLLAAADTPVRFGVELVDLAEEADGVVAVLADRRGGERTRVRARYVLASDGANSTLRPLLGIGTTGPGALGSFTTVVFDADLSRWCARRPAGVYFTAHGSFGPVHPEGGWMWFGVTPDDAADADWPGLVSRALGPGAGVRPEVRRVQHWVMNAFVAERFRHGRVLLAGDAAHALPITGGLGMNTGVADAHNLCWKLAGVLRGWAGPALLDTYGTERLPVAHRTLDQTVAGTRLMVEVQSRRHEQLRSGEATSDPVELPWSDRYFAQLGLVLGVAYRSRAVLTDTPSSPGPADPSAPGTDYVPTPRPGHRMPHLWLAPGRSTLDACGEWFTLFTPDPARWVQRLGGPWPSRVEALTAEQADSCALGAHGALLVRPDGHIAARWPDAPPSDTALRRALAAVTGSAGG; from the coding sequence ATGCCCGGAGCAGAGGCCGATCCGGAGGTCCTGATCGTCGGCGGCGGGCCCGTCGGGCTCACCGCCCGCGCGCTGCTCGCCCGCTGGGGGGTGCGGACGACGCTGGTCGAGAAGCACACCGAGCTGTCCCCGTTTCCCCGGTCCCGGCTCGTCAACGTGCGCTCGATGGAGATCTACCGCCTCCTCGGCCTCGCCGCCCCCCTCACGGACCGGGCCTTCGCGCCCGAGTACGGCCGCATCCGCTTCCGCGACACCCTGTGCGACCGCGACTTCGCCACGGCGGCGATGGTCGGGGTCAACGCGCCGGTGCCCGAGAGCCCCGAGACCGGAGTGCTCACCTCGCAGGACCGCCTTGAACCCCTGCTCCTTGCGGCGGCGGACACGCCGGTGCGGTTCGGGGTCGAGCTCGTCGACCTGGCGGAAGAGGCCGACGGCGTCGTGGCCGTGCTCGCCGACCGCCGCGGCGGCGAGCGGACGCGGGTCCGCGCGCGGTACGTCCTCGCCTCCGACGGCGCGAACTCCACCCTGCGGCCGCTCCTCGGCATCGGCACCACGGGCCCCGGAGCCCTGGGCAGCTTCACCACCGTCGTGTTCGACGCCGACCTCAGCCGCTGGTGCGCACGCCGGCCCGCCGGGGTCTACTTCACCGCGCACGGGTCCTTCGGACCGGTCCACCCCGAAGGGGGCTGGATGTGGTTCGGCGTCACGCCGGACGACGCCGCGGACGCCGACTGGCCCGGCCTCGTCTCCCGCGCCCTGGGGCCGGGCGCCGGGGTGCGGCCCGAGGTGCGGCGGGTGCAGCACTGGGTGATGAACGCGTTCGTCGCCGAGCGCTTCCGGCACGGCCGGGTGCTCCTCGCCGGTGACGCCGCGCACGCGCTGCCCATCACCGGCGGCCTGGGCATGAACACCGGCGTCGCCGACGCGCACAACCTCTGCTGGAAGCTGGCGGGCGTCCTGCGCGGCTGGGCGGGCCCTGCCCTGCTGGACACGTACGGCACGGAGCGCCTGCCCGTCGCCCATCGGACCCTGGACCAGACGGTGGCCGGCACCCGCCTCATGGTCGAGGTGCAGAGTCGGCGGCACGAGCAGCTCCGCTCCGGCGAGGCGACGTCGGATCCGGTCGAACTCCCTTGGTCCGACCGGTACTTCGCACAGCTGGGCCTGGTGCTCGGTGTCGCCTACCGCTCCCGGGCCGTGCTCACCGACACCCCCTCGTCCCCCGGCCCGGCGGATCCGTCGGCGCCGGGCACGGACTACGTCCCCACCCCCAGGCCCGGCCATCGCATGCCCCACCTCTGGCTCGCCCCGGGCCGCTCGACGCTCGACGCCTGCGGCGAGTGGTTCACCCTGTTCACACCGGACCCGGCCCGGTGGGTGCAACGGCTGGGCGGGCCGTGGCCCTCGCGCGTGGAGGCCCTCACCGCCGAGCAGGCCGACAGCTGCGCGCTGGGCGCCCACGGAGCGCTGCTCGTCCGGCCCGACGGCCACATCGCCGCCCGCTGGCCCGACGCCCCGCCGAGCGACACCGCGCTCCGCCGGGCCCTCGCGGCGGTCACCGGCTCGGCAGGCGGCTGA
- a CDS encoding LacI family DNA-binding transcriptional regulator, with amino-acid sequence MADVTLRDVARASGCSVATVSRVLAGTRPVGADTARRVRAAAASLGYRPNHAARALRNRATGTVGLVLPQITNPFYPALVRELTHALHAEGRAVLLADCDDDPVAEAERIEDLLGRRVDALLVIPADERRSRDAVAAAAARVPLVLLDRRCGPGVADSVAVDNAAGMALVLEHLAATGRRRPCFVGAHGTASAAAERRAAYAAGSGALDAAAPERTALGDFSVAWGRAAVDALWEARPDAVVCANDLIAIGVLQRLQELGADVPGEVAVTGFDDIPMAGLAAPGITTVRQPVAELAAEATRLLAHRLGADGAGPQRALRLAPDLVVRGSSAAPHVRA; translated from the coding sequence GTGGCCGATGTGACGCTCCGGGACGTGGCGCGGGCCTCCGGCTGCTCCGTCGCCACCGTCTCGCGGGTCCTGGCCGGGACCCGGCCCGTGGGCGCCGACACCGCACGGCGCGTCCGGGCAGCCGCGGCGAGCCTCGGCTACCGGCCCAACCACGCGGCCCGCGCCCTGCGCAACCGCGCCACCGGCACGGTCGGCCTCGTCCTGCCGCAGATCACCAACCCCTTCTACCCGGCCCTGGTCCGGGAGCTGACCCACGCGCTGCACGCCGAGGGGCGTGCCGTGCTCCTCGCCGACTGCGACGACGACCCCGTGGCGGAGGCGGAGCGCATCGAGGACCTGCTCGGCCGCCGTGTCGACGCCCTCCTGGTGATCCCGGCCGACGAGCGGCGCAGCCGGGACGCGGTGGCCGCTGCGGCGGCCCGGGTGCCGCTGGTCCTCCTGGACCGCCGGTGCGGGCCGGGCGTCGCCGACTCCGTGGCCGTCGACAACGCCGCCGGCATGGCGCTCGTCCTGGAGCACCTCGCGGCCACCGGGCGCCGAAGGCCGTGCTTCGTCGGCGCGCACGGCACGGCGTCGGCGGCCGCCGAACGGCGCGCGGCGTACGCGGCCGGGTCCGGCGCGCTCGACGCCGCGGCGCCGGAGCGGACGGCGCTCGGCGACTTCTCCGTGGCGTGGGGCCGGGCCGCCGTCGACGCGCTGTGGGAAGCGCGGCCCGACGCCGTGGTCTGCGCGAACGACCTCATCGCGATCGGTGTGCTGCAGCGCTTGCAGGAGCTGGGCGCGGACGTGCCCGGCGAGGTCGCCGTCACCGGTTTCGACGACATCCCGATGGCAGGCCTCGCGGCCCCCGGCATCACCACGGTCCGCCAGCCGGTCGCCGAACTGGCCGCCGAGGCGACGCGGTTGCTCGCCCACCGCCTCGGCGCCGACGGCGCGGGACCGCAGCGGGCGCTGCGGCTGGCTCCGGACCTCGTGGTGCGGGGTTCCAGCGCCGCGCCGCACGTTCGGGCGTAA
- a CDS encoding nucleoside hydrolase → MARKIILDCDPGHDDAIAMLLAHGNPDVELVAVTTVVGNQTLEKVTRNALSVARIADITGVPFAAGCPRPLVREVEVAESIHGESGLDGPVLPEPTLELDRRHAVDLIIDTVMSHEPGEITIVPTAGLTNIALAVRKEPRIAERVREVVLMGGGYHTGNWSAVAEFNIKIDPEAAHIVFNERWPLTMVGLDLTHQALATPEVVARIAAVGTGPAAFVGELLDFFGTMYLREQGFEHPPVHDPCAVAYVIDPSVMTVRKAPVDIELTGTLTLGMTVADFRSPAPADCHTQVAVDLDHGRFWDLVVDALERIGEVSA, encoded by the coding sequence ATGGCCAGAAAGATCATCCTCGACTGTGACCCAGGGCATGACGACGCGATCGCCATGCTCCTGGCCCACGGCAACCCGGACGTCGAACTGGTCGCGGTCACCACCGTCGTCGGCAACCAGACCCTGGAGAAGGTCACCCGCAACGCCCTGTCCGTGGCCCGCATCGCCGACATCACCGGCGTGCCCTTCGCGGCGGGCTGCCCCCGCCCCCTGGTGCGCGAGGTCGAGGTCGCCGAGTCGATCCATGGCGAGAGCGGCCTGGACGGACCCGTCCTGCCCGAGCCGACCCTGGAGCTCGACCGCCGTCACGCCGTCGACCTCATCATCGACACGGTGATGTCCCACGAGCCCGGCGAGATCACGATCGTCCCGACGGCCGGTCTGACCAACATCGCCCTTGCCGTGCGCAAGGAGCCCCGCATCGCCGAGCGCGTCCGCGAGGTCGTCCTCATGGGCGGCGGCTACCACACCGGCAACTGGAGCGCCGTCGCCGAGTTCAACATCAAGATCGACCCGGAGGCCGCGCACATCGTCTTCAACGAGCGCTGGCCCCTCACCATGGTCGGCCTCGATCTGACGCACCAGGCGCTCGCCACCCCCGAGGTCGTCGCGCGCATCGCCGCCGTGGGCACGGGGCCCGCCGCGTTCGTGGGCGAGCTCCTGGACTTCTTCGGCACCATGTACCTGCGGGAGCAGGGCTTCGAGCACCCGCCGGTGCACGACCCGTGCGCGGTCGCGTACGTCATCGACCCGAGCGTCATGACGGTGCGCAAGGCCCCCGTGGACATCGAGCTGACCGGCACCCTCACCCTCGGCATGACCGTGGCCGACTTCCGCTCGCCCGCGCCCGCCGACTGCCACACCCAGGTCGCCGTCGACCTGGACCACGGCCGGTTCTGGGACCTCGTCGTGGACGCCCTGGAGCGCATCGGCGAGGTGTCCGCGTGA
- a CDS encoding MFS transporter, which yields MNASVTGPAATTAPGRRPVRLWVLVVALLVACFAFQLNASMLSPALQNVEDSLDATTAEVGLTQTAFFTSAALFSLFLPRLGDLVGRRRVLAAMMVLMAVGCVVAALAQSVPMLFVGRVIQGVSGPTVPLCLIMLRNEVHEPKRYGTLLGVITAVNGGIAGVDSIAGGSLADHYGFQSVFWVMAVVAGLAAVLVAVLTPESTAADAAGTRMDWPGVAILVVSVGAALVALNEAGKLGNANWPLVAVLAVVAAAAFAVFWRAEDRSSHPLVATRHLRQRSTWALLLTTVLTMTGVFAVMNGMIPAFAQNAEAGFGMTAEQSAWWTLTPYALAGLAMGPLSGRLAATLGYGKVLRFGLVGSAATVALMLVTLQADSRPLLLLSSILIGITYAGVANIVLNGLGIVLSPKESPGVLPGLNAGAFNLGAGLSFAVLFAVQTAAAPADKTSVTGYSAGMIAGVVLIAAAFVTSFLIPKPVSAEEHG from the coding sequence GTGAACGCCTCCGTCACCGGGCCCGCCGCCACGACGGCGCCGGGCCGCCGCCCGGTCCGGCTCTGGGTCCTCGTCGTCGCCCTCCTCGTGGCGTGTTTCGCCTTCCAGCTGAACGCGAGCATGCTCAGCCCGGCGCTGCAGAACGTCGAGGACTCCCTCGACGCGACCACCGCGGAGGTCGGCCTCACCCAGACGGCGTTCTTCACCTCCGCCGCGCTGTTCTCGCTGTTCCTGCCGCGCCTGGGCGACCTCGTCGGCCGCCGCCGGGTGCTCGCCGCGATGATGGTCCTGATGGCGGTGGGCTGTGTCGTGGCCGCGCTCGCGCAGAGCGTGCCGATGCTGTTCGTGGGCCGCGTCATCCAGGGCGTGTCGGGGCCGACGGTCCCGCTGTGCCTGATCATGCTCCGCAACGAGGTCCACGAGCCCAAGCGCTACGGCACCCTGCTCGGCGTCATCACCGCCGTCAACGGCGGCATCGCGGGCGTCGACTCCATCGCGGGCGGCTCGCTCGCCGACCACTACGGCTTCCAGTCGGTGTTCTGGGTGATGGCCGTCGTCGCCGGTCTCGCCGCCGTCCTGGTCGCCGTGCTCACCCCCGAGTCGACCGCGGCCGACGCCGCCGGGACCCGCATGGACTGGCCCGGCGTGGCCATCCTGGTCGTCTCCGTCGGCGCGGCCCTCGTCGCCCTCAACGAAGCGGGCAAGCTCGGCAACGCCAACTGGCCGCTCGTGGCCGTCCTCGCCGTCGTCGCCGCGGCCGCCTTCGCCGTGTTCTGGCGCGCCGAGGACCGCAGCAGCCACCCGCTGGTGGCGACCCGGCACCTGCGCCAGCGCTCCACCTGGGCCCTGCTCCTGACGACCGTGCTCACCATGACCGGTGTCTTCGCCGTCATGAACGGCATGATCCCCGCGTTCGCGCAGAACGCGGAGGCCGGATTCGGCATGACCGCCGAGCAGTCCGCCTGGTGGACCCTGACCCCCTACGCCCTCGCGGGCCTGGCCATGGGCCCGCTCTCGGGCCGCCTCGCCGCCACCCTCGGCTACGGCAAGGTCCTGCGCTTCGGTCTTGTCGGCTCGGCCGCGACCGTCGCCCTGATGCTCGTCACGCTCCAGGCCGACTCGCGCCCGCTGCTGCTCCTCTCCTCGATCCTCATCGGCATCACGTACGCGGGCGTGGCCAACATCGTCCTCAACGGCCTCGGCATCGTCCTCTCGCCGAAGGAGAGCCCCGGTGTGCTGCCCGGCCTCAACGCGGGCGCGTTCAACCTGGGCGCGGGCCTGAGCTTCGCCGTCCTGTTCGCCGTGCAGACCGCGGCCGCGCCGGCGGACAAGACCTCGGTCACGGGCTACTCGGCGGGAATGATCGCCGGAGTCGTCCTCATCGCGGCGGCCTTCGTGACGTCCTTCCTGATCCCGAAGCCGGTGTCGGCCGAAGAACACGGTTAG
- a CDS encoding ATP-binding protein: protein MNVHGRHYEKAAFARVLREAREGTGAALVLWGDPGIGKTALLEHAAATATGFTTLACRGTRTAAPLAFAALHTLLRPVADRIDALPAPQAAALRAALGRGGECPDRFLIGVATLTLLSELATEQPLLITVDDAQWLDEPTAACLAFVARRVPGEPIALFLAVGHEAPAPGGPGDGGTVLEIGGLDDTAAEAVVRDAAPDADGETVRRALRAAHGNPLALSEPPDVDAGPRGVGSRLRRAAVARVERLAAPTRTLLLVAAAEDRGDRHAVRAAAATLGVTEHAWQDALRSGLLHAEGDRVGFRAPLVRTVVYDHAPPAECRRVHRALADAVTGEDRAALGAWHRAAAAEGPDDAVAAQLEDCARQARRRGGHASAVRALCRAAELSAAPHDKGRRLALAARSAWEAGPAHTARDLLDQAERCATEEVVAGISGGLRGLIAHAHGDQESANRLLLRDLRAVADRGRAVELACVAVRAGWSAGSTDRQAEALRVLERLATDGDLPEAALLPALKQWWDTERETSAAASLTGEAVARLGAASWPLLPPAPLAVAWGEEAALADAHRARLGELRATDVTGALVRTAPHTAPLAIVRGHWARATADATEALRVAEETGADHAAAQCRLSLAWLAALRGDASAAAVLADRAVERAVPRGARDLTAAAYWIRGQAALFAGRDAEALQWLHRLTEPGHDAAHPTLALLAAPDTAEAALRTGARADARAALRTLRAWADRTGADWARAAADRTAALLTADRGDAEALFRRALDASEAARRPFDHARTRLLYGTWLCRARRRTDARAQLADAAETFRRLGAAPLLERTLAAQERAGERIHRPDPAPPGEPALTPRERHVARLAAEGLTDREIAAQLLLSPRTVHRHVADVLAKSGVAARAELARVDLDEGPGPKPR, encoded by the coding sequence ATGAACGTGCACGGACGGCACTACGAGAAGGCCGCGTTCGCCCGTGTTCTGCGAGAGGCGCGTGAGGGTACCGGCGCGGCGCTCGTGCTGTGGGGGGATCCCGGCATCGGCAAGACGGCTCTCCTCGAGCACGCCGCCGCCACGGCGACCGGTTTCACCACCCTGGCCTGTCGCGGCACCCGCACGGCGGCCCCGCTCGCCTTCGCCGCGCTGCACACGCTGCTGCGGCCGGTGGCCGACCGGATCGACGCGTTGCCCGCACCCCAGGCCGCGGCCCTGCGCGCGGCGCTCGGCCGCGGCGGGGAGTGCCCCGACCGCTTCCTCATCGGCGTCGCCACCCTCACGCTGCTGTCCGAACTCGCCACGGAACAGCCCCTCCTGATCACCGTCGACGACGCCCAGTGGCTCGACGAGCCGACCGCCGCGTGCCTCGCCTTCGTCGCCCGCCGCGTACCCGGCGAACCCATCGCCCTGTTCCTGGCCGTCGGCCACGAAGCCCCCGCGCCCGGCGGCCCCGGCGACGGCGGCACCGTCCTGGAGATCGGCGGGCTCGACGACACCGCCGCCGAAGCCGTCGTACGCGATGCCGCTCCGGACGCCGACGGCGAGACCGTCCGCCGGGCCCTGCGGGCCGCACACGGCAACCCCCTCGCCCTGAGCGAACCGCCCGACGTCGACGCAGGGCCACGCGGCGTCGGTTCCCGTCTGCGCCGGGCCGCCGTCGCGCGTGTCGAACGGCTCGCCGCGCCCACCCGCACGCTGCTCCTCGTCGCCGCCGCCGAGGACCGCGGCGACCGCCACGCCGTCCGTGCCGCAGCCGCCACGCTCGGCGTCACGGAACACGCCTGGCAGGACGCCCTGCGCTCCGGTCTGCTGCACGCCGAAGGCGACCGCGTCGGTTTCCGTGCGCCTCTGGTCCGCACCGTCGTCTACGACCACGCCCCGCCCGCGGAGTGCCGCCGGGTCCACCGCGCCCTCGCGGACGCCGTGACCGGCGAGGACCGCGCCGCCCTGGGGGCCTGGCACCGCGCGGCCGCCGCCGAAGGACCCGACGACGCCGTCGCTGCCCAGCTGGAGGACTGCGCCCGGCAGGCCCGGCGGCGCGGTGGCCACGCCTCGGCCGTCCGCGCCCTGTGCCGGGCTGCCGAGCTGTCCGCCGCACCGCACGACAAGGGCAGACGCCTCGCCCTCGCCGCCCGGTCCGCCTGGGAGGCCGGGCCGGCCCACACCGCACGCGACCTGCTCGACCAGGCCGAGCGGTGCGCGACCGAAGAGGTCGTGGCCGGGATCAGCGGCGGCCTGCGCGGCCTCATCGCACACGCCCACGGCGACCAGGAGAGCGCGAACCGGCTGCTCCTGCGGGACCTGCGCGCAGTCGCCGACCGGGGCCGCGCCGTCGAACTGGCCTGCGTGGCCGTGCGGGCCGGCTGGTCCGCGGGCTCCACCGACCGGCAGGCCGAGGCCCTGCGCGTCCTGGAGAGGCTCGCCACCGACGGAGACCTGCCCGAGGCCGCGCTGCTGCCCGCGCTCAAACAGTGGTGGGACACCGAGCGCGAGACGTCCGCCGCCGCGTCCCTCACCGGCGAAGCCGTCGCCCGGCTCGGCGCCGCTTCGTGGCCGCTGCTCCCGCCCGCCCCGCTCGCCGTGGCCTGGGGCGAGGAGGCCGCACTCGCCGACGCCCACCGTGCCCGCCTCGGCGAGCTGCGGGCGACCGACGTGACCGGCGCGCTGGTGCGCACGGCCCCGCACACCGCGCCCCTCGCCATCGTGCGCGGCCACTGGGCCCGGGCCACCGCTGACGCCACCGAGGCCCTGCGCGTCGCGGAGGAGACCGGTGCCGACCACGCCGCGGCCCAGTGCCGCCTCTCGCTCGCCTGGCTTGCCGCGCTGCGCGGTGACGCATCCGCCGCCGCCGTGCTCGCCGACCGTGCCGTGGAGCGTGCGGTGCCGCGCGGTGCGCGCGACCTAACCGCCGCCGCGTACTGGATCCGCGGTCAGGCCGCCCTGTTCGCGGGCCGGGACGCCGAGGCGCTTCAGTGGCTGCACCGCCTCACCGAGCCCGGCCACGACGCCGCGCACCCCACTCTCGCGCTGCTGGCCGCCCCGGACACCGCGGAGGCGGCGCTCCGCACCGGTGCGCGGGCCGACGCGCGAGCCGCCCTGCGGACCCTGCGGGCCTGGGCCGACCGCACCGGCGCCGACTGGGCGCGGGCCGCCGCCGACCGCACCGCCGCGCTCCTCACCGCCGACCGCGGCGACGCCGAGGCGCTCTTCCGCCGGGCCCTCGACGCCTCCGAGGCGGCCCGCCGCCCCTTCGACCACGCCCGTACGCGTCTGCTGTACGGCACGTGGCTGTGCCGGGCCCGGCGGCGTACGGACGCCCGCGCACAGCTCGCCGACGCGGCCGAGACCTTCCGCCGGCTCGGCGCCGCGCCTCTGCTCGAACGCACCCTGGCCGCACAGGAGCGGGCCGGGGAGCGGATCCACCGCCCGGATCCGGCACCGCCCGGCGAGCCGGCGCTCACGCCGCGCGAGCGGCACGTGGCCCGCCTGGCCGCCGAAGGCCTCACCGACCGCGAGATCGCGGCGCAGCTCCTGCTCAGCCCCCGTACGGTCCACCGCCACGTGGCCGACGTCCTCGCGAAGTCCGGCGTCGCCGCCCGCGCCGAACTCGCTCGCGTGGACCTCGACGAAGGGCCCGGCCCGAAGCCCCGGTGA
- a CDS encoding alpha/beta hydrolase: MAGRPAVVLVHGFWGGAAHWANVIVELNKRGFDDLHAVENPLTSLADDAERTRKMLRQIDGPVVLVGHSYGGAVITEAGDLPNVAALVYVAAFAPDAGESPGQISQEKPPAAFDNIAPDSDGYLWIKQDAFHESFAQDLTPDEALVMAVTQKAPLGSTFGDTITAPAWRAKPCWYQVSTADRMIHPDNERRMARRMNPRKTIELDAGHASLASQPVPVTDLIEAAADEAGSG; encoded by the coding sequence ATGGCAGGCAGACCGGCCGTTGTTCTGGTGCACGGATTCTGGGGCGGCGCTGCCCACTGGGCGAACGTCATCGTGGAGCTGAACAAGCGCGGCTTCGACGATCTGCACGCGGTGGAGAACCCGCTGACCTCCCTCGCCGACGACGCCGAGCGCACCCGCAAGATGCTCAGGCAGATCGACGGGCCGGTGGTCCTCGTGGGCCACTCCTACGGCGGCGCGGTCATCACCGAGGCGGGCGACCTGCCCAACGTCGCCGCACTCGTCTACGTCGCGGCGTTCGCGCCGGACGCCGGGGAGAGCCCGGGACAGATCAGCCAGGAGAAGCCCCCGGCCGCCTTCGACAACATCGCCCCGGACTCCGACGGCTATCTGTGGATCAAGCAGGACGCGTTCCACGAGAGCTTCGCCCAGGACCTCACGCCCGACGAGGCGCTGGTCATGGCCGTCACGCAGAAGGCGCCGCTCGGCTCGACGTTCGGCGACACGATCACCGCGCCCGCCTGGCGCGCCAAGCCGTGCTGGTACCAGGTCTCCACCGCCGACCGCATGATCCACCCGGACAACGAGCGCCGCATGGCCCGGCGCATGAACCCGCGCAAGACCATCGAACTCGACGCCGGCCACGCCTCCCTTGCCTCCCAGCCGGTCCCCGTCACCGACCTCATCGAGGCGGCGGCCGACGAGGCCGGCTCCGGCTGA
- a CDS encoding SAM-dependent methyltransferase: protein MAAEAQGTAPTPDEVGAMYDQYGDLLADLLGSSAVHIGMYVPHGTRAPVTTLVDMADVAQDRQTEHLIDTFDPAPGTRVLDIGCGTGAPALRLAQRTGCRVTGITVSRTQLARCQERQAVHPAAERVEFAYGNAMALEYDDASFDAAWSIDCVPHLSDRALGLREALRVLKPGGRFLLTEFTLRGTPTEAEMSAYTTLWACPPLRPFAALIGEIDEAGFQVEQVQDMTTNAVLCGELMGVLYQDRREEIERRFGKEALTHTDPLIGPFRSFTRRHTGYHVLVLRKPAG, encoded by the coding sequence ATGGCAGCGGAGGCACAGGGCACGGCTCCCACCCCCGACGAGGTCGGGGCGATGTACGACCAGTACGGCGACCTGCTGGCGGACCTGCTGGGTTCGAGCGCCGTGCACATCGGCATGTACGTGCCGCACGGCACGCGCGCACCCGTGACGACGCTCGTCGACATGGCCGACGTCGCGCAGGACCGGCAGACCGAGCACCTCATCGACACCTTCGACCCGGCGCCGGGCACCCGCGTGCTCGACATCGGCTGCGGCACCGGCGCGCCCGCGCTGCGCCTGGCGCAGCGCACCGGGTGCCGCGTCACGGGCATCACGGTGAGCCGGACCCAGCTGGCCCGGTGCCAGGAGCGGCAGGCGGTCCATCCGGCCGCTGAGCGCGTGGAGTTCGCGTACGGCAACGCCATGGCGTTGGAGTACGACGACGCGTCGTTCGACGCCGCCTGGTCCATCGACTGCGTGCCGCACCTGTCCGACCGCGCCCTCGGCCTGCGGGAGGCGCTGCGCGTGCTGAAGCCCGGCGGGCGCTTCCTGCTGACCGAGTTCACGCTGCGCGGCACGCCCACCGAGGCGGAGATGTCCGCGTACACCACGCTGTGGGCGTGTCCGCCGCTGCGGCCCTTCGCCGCGCTGATCGGCGAGATCGACGAGGCCGGGTTCCAGGTGGAGCAGGTGCAGGACATGACCACCAACGCCGTGCTGTGCGGCGAGCTGATGGGCGTGCTGTACCAGGACCGGCGCGAGGAGATCGAGCGGCGCTTCGGCAAGGAGGCGCTCACCCACACCGACCCGCTGATCGGTCCGTTCCGTTCCTTCACCCGCCGGCACACGGGCTATCACGTCCTGGTGCTCCGCAAGCCGGCGGGCTGA